A window of Roseovarius sp. THAF27 contains these coding sequences:
- a CDS encoding ABC transporter permease, with product MRRLTWFNATSLTLGFAFLYLPMIILVIYSFNASKLVTVWAGFSTRWYGELLRNEAFLDAAWVTLQVAVVSSTIATVLGTMAAYVLVRAGRFWGRTLFSGMIYAPLVMPEVITGLSLLLLFIGIGLDRGVLTIILAHTTFSMCFVSVVVSSRLVSFDKSLEEAALDLGCSAFSAFRLVTLPIIAPAVISGWLLAFTLSLDDLVIASFTAGPSATTLPIKIWSSIRLGVSPEINALSTILIAIVAVGVISASLISKRQLLRQEADEKAAVRAEA from the coding sequence ATGAGACGGTTGACCTGGTTCAACGCCACCTCCCTGACGCTGGGCTTCGCGTTCCTGTACCTGCCGATGATCATCCTCGTGATCTACAGCTTCAACGCGTCGAAACTCGTCACCGTCTGGGCCGGGTTCTCGACCCGGTGGTATGGCGAGCTGTTGCGGAACGAAGCGTTTCTCGATGCCGCCTGGGTGACGTTGCAGGTCGCCGTGGTCAGCTCGACCATCGCGACGGTTCTGGGCACGATGGCGGCCTATGTGCTGGTACGCGCGGGGCGGTTCTGGGGACGGACGCTGTTTTCGGGCATGATCTATGCGCCGCTGGTGATGCCCGAGGTGATCACCGGTCTGTCGCTGCTGCTGTTGTTCATCGGAATTGGGCTGGACCGGGGGGTGCTGACGATCATCCTGGCGCACACGACCTTTTCGATGTGCTTCGTGTCGGTCGTGGTGTCCTCGAGGCTGGTCAGCTTCGACAAGTCGCTGGAAGAGGCCGCGCTGGACCTGGGCTGTTCCGCGTTCTCGGCGTTTCGGCTGGTGACCCTGCCGATCATCGCGCCGGCTGTGATATCCGGGTGGCTGCTGGCCTTTACCCTGTCGCTGGATGACCTGGTGATCGCCAGCTTCACCGCGGGTCCGTCGGCCACGACCCTGCCGATCAAGATCTGGTCGTCGATCCGGCTGGGGGTCAGCCCCGAGATCAACGCCCTGTCGACGATCCTGATCGCGATTGTCGCGGTCGGCGTGATTTCCGCCTCGCTGATCTCCAAGCGCCAGTTGCTGCGGCAGGAGGCCGACGAGAAGGCCGCGGTCAGGGCCGAAGCATGA